The following coding sequences lie in one Paenibacillus durus ATCC 35681 genomic window:
- a CDS encoding OFA family MFS transporter, with amino-acid sequence MSVGTKANNRFLIVLGTIIMQMGLGTIYTWSLFNQPLVTKFGWQLSSVSTTFSITSFALAFATLFAGKLQDKIGLRRLTAVAGVMLGLGLMFSSQASSLPMLYLLAGVIAGYADGTAYITSLSNLIKWFPNRKGLISGVSVGAYGTGSLVFKYVNGSLISSVGVSRAFLYWGMIVMVMVIIGSLLVREASVVKASSSPSAADAGVKDYTVGEMLRTKQAYLLFVIFFTACMSGLYLIGIVKDIGVKLAGLDVQTAANAVAMIAIFNTAGRLILGALSDKVSRLKLVGVTMAVTAVATLTLSFAQLNFGLFFACVAAIAFCFGGNITVFPAIASDFFGLKNHNKNYGIIYQGFGLGALSGSIIAAFLGGFKPTFVTIGVLCAIACLIAVSLKPPVGARKERKRNTEVPSRTAYGRIS; translated from the coding sequence ATGTCGGTAGGAACTAAAGCAAACAACCGCTTCCTCATTGTACTGGGAACAATCATTATGCAGATGGGTCTGGGTACCATTTATACATGGAGCTTGTTCAACCAGCCTCTCGTAACCAAATTTGGCTGGCAGCTAAGCTCGGTATCCACTACCTTTTCTATAACGAGCTTTGCGCTGGCATTCGCGACACTATTTGCGGGCAAGCTTCAGGATAAAATCGGGCTTCGCCGCCTGACCGCTGTGGCTGGAGTTATGCTCGGTCTCGGTCTAATGTTCAGCTCGCAGGCAAGCTCGCTGCCGATGCTCTACCTGCTGGCAGGGGTCATTGCCGGGTATGCGGACGGAACGGCTTACATCACTTCGCTGTCGAACCTGATTAAATGGTTTCCTAACCGCAAAGGTCTCATTTCGGGAGTGTCGGTCGGCGCTTACGGAACAGGAAGCCTGGTCTTCAAATATGTGAACGGCAGTCTGATCAGTTCGGTCGGCGTATCCCGGGCGTTTCTGTACTGGGGCATGATCGTCATGGTAATGGTTATCATTGGCTCCCTGCTTGTGCGTGAGGCTTCGGTTGTCAAAGCTTCCTCGTCTCCCTCGGCGGCAGATGCCGGAGTCAAGGATTACACGGTCGGCGAAATGCTGCGCACCAAGCAAGCCTATCTGCTGTTTGTCATTTTCTTCACCGCCTGCATGAGCGGCCTTTATTTGATCGGTATCGTAAAGGATATCGGTGTGAAGCTGGCCGGATTGGATGTGCAGACCGCGGCCAACGCGGTGGCGATGATCGCTATCTTCAACACGGCGGGACGCCTTATTCTCGGCGCGCTGTCCGACAAAGTGAGCCGCCTGAAGCTGGTTGGCGTGACAATGGCCGTTACCGCTGTTGCTACTCTGACTCTGAGCTTCGCGCAGCTGAACTTCGGACTGTTCTTCGCCTGCGTAGCCGCTATCGCCTTCTGCTTCGGCGGCAATATTACCGTCTTTCCGGCGATTGCCAGCGACTTCTTCGGCCTGAAGAACCACAACAAGAATTATGGCATCATCTATCAAGGCTTTGGGCTGGGCGCATTGTCCGGCTCGATCATCGCGGCCTTCCTTGGCGGATTCAAACCGACCTTCGTTACCATTGGGGTGCTGTGCGCGATTGCCTGCCTGATCGCCGTATCTCTGAAACCGCCGGTTGGAGC
- a CDS encoding LytR/AlgR family response regulator transcription factor, which produces MRAIIVEDEELARQELAYLIRANSGIEIVAQFEDGLDALKFLQTQEVDVLFLDINIPSVDGVLLAQNISRFSVKPHIVFITAYKEHAAEAFEIEAFDYILKPYSETRIKGMLGKLEAAFAQRSGGEEERSPVSNKINLWKNEKIIVVDADDIYYASAQEKTTSVYTRNEEYSMGVSISEFHGRLPQERFFRCHRSFVVNLSKIKEIIPWFNNTYLLRLRDLDFEVPVSRSKVKEFRQIMRL; this is translated from the coding sequence ATGAGAGCGATAATCGTAGAAGATGAAGAGCTGGCCAGACAGGAACTTGCCTATCTAATCCGGGCGAACAGCGGCATCGAGATCGTCGCCCAATTTGAGGACGGTCTGGACGCGCTGAAATTTTTGCAGACCCAGGAAGTCGATGTGCTGTTTCTTGACATCAATATTCCTTCTGTGGACGGCGTGCTGTTGGCCCAGAATATCAGCAGATTTTCCGTAAAGCCCCATATTGTGTTCATCACCGCTTATAAGGAGCATGCAGCCGAAGCGTTCGAGATCGAAGCGTTCGATTATATCCTGAAGCCGTACAGCGAAACCAGGATTAAGGGGATGCTGGGCAAGCTGGAGGCGGCCTTTGCGCAGCGGTCCGGCGGGGAAGAAGAGCGCAGTCCGGTCAGCAACAAGATCAATTTGTGGAAAAATGAAAAAATTATCGTCGTCGACGCCGATGACATTTACTATGCCTCAGCTCAGGAGAAGACGACGAGTGTTTATACGCGAAACGAAGAGTACTCCATGGGAGTCAGCATCAGCGAGTTTCACGGTCGGCTGCCGCAGGAACGTTTTTTTCGCTGCCATCGATCTTTTGTCGTCAACCTGTCCAAAATCAAGGAAATCATCCCCTGGTTCAATAATACGTATCTGCTGAGGCTGCGTGATCTTGACTTTGAGGTGCCGGTCAGCCGGAGCAAGGTTAAAGAATTCAGGCAGATTATGCGGCTGTAG
- a CDS encoding sensor histidine kinase — protein sequence MQYTFVILLQLLERAALLLMTLFVLTRVPRFKEIFQKRAYTPQELFIATVIFSLFAIFSTYSGIKVEGSLVNVRIVAIMAGGILFGPWVGMITGLISGVHRFLIDIGGVTSVPCLITSIITGVVSGIIYRRTSAERRWQAGILAGMGCEALTMLLILVMAHPASLGVEIVSKIAFPMIMSQVSVGLIVMLVQSVEGEKERIAARQSKLALDIANKTLPYFRSINPQSLRKICTIIKEDIGADAVAITDTRWIRAYVGIGEEYYAEKNEIISEETKITLSSGEITIRNNDTDYNNQHIKSLIIIPLKEKGIVTGALKIYYTKAHKITYSLQAMAIGLSQMISTLMEVSRVEDIKEMANKAELKALQTRINPHFLFNALNAIVSSIRIDPDKARELIINLSGYMRYNLELTDDFIDIRKELQQVRHYVEIEKARFGRRLKVLYDIDDETEVRIPSLIIQPLVENAIVHGILKGRGVGTVIISVKDRGDSVRIGIRDTGVGIGEETIQKVYDGSMPENKIGLFNVHQRVKLIYGEGLTITRLDKGTDITFDVKKESR from the coding sequence ATGCAGTATACGTTCGTCATCCTGCTGCAGCTGCTGGAACGCGCGGCGCTGCTGCTTATGACTCTGTTTGTATTGACCCGGGTGCCGCGCTTCAAGGAGATTTTTCAAAAAAGAGCCTACACTCCGCAGGAACTGTTTATTGCAACCGTCATTTTCAGCCTGTTCGCCATATTCAGCACGTACAGCGGAATTAAGGTGGAGGGCTCGCTTGTCAATGTGCGGATCGTGGCGATCATGGCCGGCGGCATTCTGTTCGGACCCTGGGTAGGGATGATTACCGGTCTGATCTCCGGCGTCCACCGGTTTCTGATCGATATCGGCGGCGTCACCTCGGTGCCCTGTCTGATTACCAGCATCATAACCGGCGTCGTCTCGGGAATCATCTACCGCCGCACGTCCGCCGAGCGCCGCTGGCAGGCCGGAATTCTGGCGGGAATGGGCTGCGAAGCGCTGACGATGCTGCTCATTCTCGTCATGGCCCATCCGGCGTCGCTTGGCGTTGAGATTGTATCGAAGATTGCCTTTCCGATGATTATGAGCCAGGTCAGCGTCGGACTCATTGTCATGCTCGTTCAGAGCGTGGAAGGGGAGAAGGAGCGGATCGCCGCAAGGCAGTCCAAGCTGGCCCTGGATATTGCGAACAAGACACTGCCCTATTTTCGCAGCATCAATCCACAGTCTCTGCGTAAAATATGCACGATCATCAAAGAAGACATCGGTGCGGACGCGGTTGCGATTACGGATACCCGGTGGATTCGCGCCTATGTCGGCATCGGTGAAGAGTATTACGCCGAGAAGAACGAGATTATCAGCGAGGAAACGAAAATCACGCTGTCCAGCGGGGAGATTACGATCCGTAATAATGATACCGACTACAATAATCAGCATATCAAATCGCTCATCATCATTCCGCTGAAGGAAAAGGGCATCGTTACCGGCGCGCTCAAAATCTACTACACGAAGGCCCACAAAATCACGTATTCCCTGCAGGCGATGGCCATCGGCCTGTCGCAGATGATCTCCACGCTGATGGAGGTTTCGCGGGTGGAAGACATCAAGGAGATGGCGAACAAGGCGGAGCTGAAGGCGCTGCAGACCCGCATTAATCCTCATTTTCTGTTCAACGCGCTGAACGCCATCGTTTCTTCGATCCGTATTGACCCGGACAAGGCCAGGGAGCTTATCATCAATCTGTCGGGTTATATGCGGTACAACCTGGAGCTGACGGACGACTTTATCGATATCCGCAAGGAACTTCAGCAGGTCCGGCATTATGTGGAGATCGAGAAAGCGCGCTTCGGAAGACGCCTTAAAGTACTCTACGATATCGACGATGAGACGGAGGTGCGCATCCCGAGCCTGATTATCCAGCCCTTGGTGGAAAATGCAATTGTGCATGGCATACTGAAAGGCCGGGGCGTGGGAACGGTGATCATTTCGGTCAAGGACCGGGGGGACAGCGTACGCATCGGCATCCGCGACACCGGGGTAGGCATCGGTGAGGAAACGATTCAGAAGGTGTATGATGGCAGCATGCCGGAGAATAAGATCGGGTTGTTCAACGTGCATCAGCGGGTGAAGCTGATTTACGGCGAGGGACTGACGATCACAAGGCTGGATAAAGGGACCGATATTACTTTTGATGTCAAAAAGGAGAGCCGATGA